Proteins from a single region of Apium graveolens cultivar Ventura chromosome 7, ASM990537v1, whole genome shotgun sequence:
- the LOC141675232 gene encoding receptor-like protein 6, with protein sequence MIMSTFITSYIAIIVMIIFLQHHLAASLSPEEQKTALFHFKQSFNISTSTSLSYDDSEYSIHSHPKTMNWSMSSDYCIWDGVTCDHKTGDVIGLDLSCSGLEGAILPNSTLFQLSRLRFLNLSQNNFSLSNEFPQEFGFFAKGLTHLNLSRTWFSGRVPSGISHLHKLLSLDLSLNYNAKLEAEVFKSLLQNLTQLRVLNLKWVNISSVLPFNLSSSLEVLNLGYTGLYGVPSGISHLHKLVSLDLSFNDGVKLEDEVFESLLQNLTQLRVLNLQWVNISSVLPFNLSTSFRVLNLEYTGLHGVLPQEVFHLPNLELLDLRFNDYLQAVLPKVKWGSSATLQHLSLSRINFNSGGIPRSLGYLESLVSLNLQFCNLSGPIPRSIGNLVQLTYLGLNNNNLNGPILTHLANLYLNSNNFSGSIPQSISQLVNLTYLDLSSNNFSGVLNMSMFSPLESLQYLGLSHNHFLSVRSTSMSPLPPTLSTLGLSSCNMKEFPHFSKDAEISLDYVDLSNNDIEGEIPDWIGSVGSVRSVYSVTSYLNISHNRLTGGLEQLPWNSIKLLDLQHNELNGSLPDLICNSSSLEVLNLSHNKLSGVLPSCGTQLTSLSVFDLRMNNIQGSLPANLSNFRSLETINLNGNKLEGRVPSSFVEFNSLRVLDLGNNQISDTFPQYLEVLPNLQVLVLKSNKFHGIMNTISKVEHPFHSLRIIDLSCNEFSGPLPVIYFRNFKAMMNGEVNKIKRSYMERQYYSDSTNLVIKGHEIQLNRILTVFTTIDLSKNNFEGKISEYTGNLLSLRFLNLSHNHLTGHIPPSIANLTVLESLDLSSNQLEGEIPGQLTGLYSLALLNLSYNKLRGHIPQGFQFNTFEIDSYVGNLGLCGKPLSKKCGHDNVTQEEDEEEDDDYFFGGFTWEAVVIGYVCGVVPAFIAGYLMLLARKPKWFAGIIARELGLKVRRMEIKWR encoded by the coding sequence ATGATAATGAGTACTTTCATCACGAGTTACATCGCAATCATTGTGATGATCATCTTCTTGCAACACCACCTTGCTGCTTCTTTAAGTCCCGAAGAGCAAAAAACTGCATTATTCCACTTTAAGCAAAGCTTCAATATCAGTACCTCTACATCTTTAAGTTACGACGACAGTGAATATAGTATTCATTCGCATCCAAAGACGATGAACTGGAGCATGAGTTCTGATTACTGCATCTGGGACGGAGTTACCTGCGACCACAAGACAGGGGACGTGATCGGTTTGGATTTAAGTTGCAGTGGGCTGGAAGGAGCCATTCTTCCTAACAGCACTCTCTTCCAGCTCTCTCGTCTCCGGTTCCTCAACCTTTCTCAGAACAACTTTTCCCTCTCCAACGAGTTCCCTCAAGAATTCGGTTTCTTTGCAAAAGGTTTGACACATCTCAACCTCTCTCGTACTTGGTTTTCAGGGAGAGTTCCCTCAGGAATCTCTCATTTGCACAAACTGCTCTCACTTGATCTCAGCCTCAACTATAATGCTAAACTTGAAGCTGAAGTGTTTAAGTCACTATTACAGAATTTAACTCAACTAAGAGTGCTTAATCTTAAATGGGTTAACATCTCCTCTGTTTTACCCTTTAATTTGTCTTCTTCCCTAGAAGTTCTTAACCTTGGGTATACTGGTTTATATGGAGTTCCCTCGGGAATCTCTCATTTGCATAAACTGGTCTCACTTGATCTCAGTTTTAATGATGGTGTTAAACTCGAAGATGAAGTGTTCGAATCACTCTTACAGAATTTAACTCAACTGAGAGTGCTTAATCTTCAATGGGTTAACATCTCCTCTGTTTTACCCTTCAATTTATCTACTTCTTTTAGGGTTCTTAACCTTGAGTATACCGGTTTACACGGAGTATTACCCCAAGAGGTTTTCCACCTTCCCAACTTAGAGCTTCTAGACCTGAGATTTAATGACTATTTACAAGCAGTATTACCCAAAGTTAAGTGGGGAAGTAGTGCTACTCTCCAACACCTTTCTCTTTCTAGGATAAATTTCAATAGCGGAGGTATACCGAGATCATTAGGATATCTAGAGTCATTGGTTAGTTTAAACCTCCAATTTTGTAATTTATCTGGGCCGATACCCAGATCCATAGGGAACCTTGTTCAGCTTACTTACTTGGGCCTCAATAACAATAATCTCAATGGCCCAATTTTAACACATTTAGCAAATTTATACCTGAATTCTAACAATTTTAGTGGATCCATTCCACAATCAATTTCTCAACTTGTGAACCTCACTTACCTTGACTTATCATCAAACAATTTCAGTGGTGTTTTGAACATGAGTATGTTTTCACCCCTTGAATCCCTCCAATATCTTGGTCTTTCTCATAACCATTTTCTCTCAGTCAGAAGCACATCTATGAGCCCACTCCCTCCTACACTTTCCACATTGGGATTGTCATCTTGCAACATGAAAGAGTTCCCACACTTTTCAAAAGATGCAGAGATCTCATTGGATTATGTAGACCTATCAAACAATGATATTGAAGGGGAAATTCCTGATTGGATTGGATCAGTGGGTTCAGTAAGGTCAGTGTATTCAGTGACGTCTTATCTGAATATTTCTCACAACAGGCTAACAGGTGGTCTTGAGCAACTACCTTGGAATAGTATAAAGTTGCTTGATCTCCAGCACAATGAGCTTAATGGCTCATTACCCGACTTGATCTGTAATTCAAGCTCTCTTGAGGTACTCAATTTGTCTCATAACAAGTTGAGTGGTGTACTCCCAAGTTGTGGAACACAATTGACCAGCCTTTCGGTGTTTGATCTACGGATGAATAACATTCAGGGGAGCCTTCCAGCAAACTTATCGAATTTCCGTTCTCTGGAAACTATAAATTTGAACGGAAATAAATTAGAAGGAAGAGTTCCTTCTTCTTTTGTTGAATTTAATAGTTTACGAGTTCTTGATCTTGGAAATAATCAAATAAGTGATACATTCCCGCAATATTTGGAAGTTCTTCCTAATCTCCAAGTTCTTGTGCTGAAATCAAATAAGTTTCATGGCATTATGAACACGATTTCTAAGGTTGAACACCCATTTCATAGCTTAAGAATCATTGATCTGTCGTGCAATGAGTTTTCGGGTCCACTGCCAGTAATCTATTTCAGAAACTTCAAGGCTATGATGAATGGAGAAGTGAATAAAATAAAGCGAAGTTATATGGAGCGGCAGTATTACAGTGATTCCACCAATCTGGTGATAAAAGGCCATGAGATTCAGTTAAACAGAATTTTAACTGTATTCACAACCATAGATCTATCAAAAAACAATTTTGAAGGGAAGATTTCTGAATACACTGGAAATCTATTGTCACTCAGATTTCTCAATCTTTCTCACAATCATCTCACAGGCCACATACCACCTTCTATTGCAAATTTGACAGTGTTGGAATCACTAGACCTCTCATCCAACCAACTTGAAGGAGAAATTCCAGGGCAACTCACTGGTTTATATTCGCTTGCACTTCTAAATCTTTCCTACAACAAACTTCGAGGTCATATTCCACAAGGTTTTCAATTCAACACATTTGAAATTGACAGCTATGTTGGTAACTTGGGACTGTGTGGAAAACCATTGTCCAAAAAGTGCGGACATGATAATGTGACGCAAGAAGAAGATGAAGAGGAGGATGATGATTACTTTTTTGGTGGTTTTACATGGGAAGCTGTGGTGATTGGATACGTCTGTGGAGTGGTGCCTGCATTTATTGCTGGATACTTGATGTTGCTAGCTAGAAAACCAAAATGGTTTGCTGGAATCATTGCCAGGGAATTGGGCCTCAAGGTCAGGAGGATGGAGATTAAATGGAGATAA